One genomic segment of Brassica napus cultivar Da-Ae chromosome A3, Da-Ae, whole genome shotgun sequence includes these proteins:
- the LOC106439084 gene encoding FIP1[III]-like protein isoform X2 has translation MDSTDDDFGELYVDDKAHATAFLAGDDVCEESEHTPILPGENKGFEVTEEPESRLEAKKLDDVDKDSSPCVDNNACAANRTEAKEESEYSDSDDDDDLNIVLKEDDSVACGSNASNQRRSVGSWCTMPNSGMVVNGRMTMEDMNPSLGMPQCGYNNFSHTWSRANFHGFEKKPWRNPGVDVNDYFNFGFNEQSWKDYCNPGVKGRAIEVEGGTLGRTPSMDLRYPRELDPDVVIQIPVTADVEELSSMTPVEAGSLSKPSNGESRSEEFHSDIGEDLHSSGDSMKEEVSVGCEDEYTGSFRGEQSTPKENCRRREVTPCDKEVIEEEKEETCWSSDKADSSSVESESSHRDRFRFSPTSSYSVGKTEESEDPGTESSKDGAIDDQREASTPPRRTRFAEHEANSTKCVERSDTGHSRHRRSHEDSSKRHYGRVDYEADRRTKHADASRIPDRDLGKKVCYGRGRSYRDSSRNWQNRPYFTLGKVGTEGRGLPHSDREKRLGRSYSPVDLDRDRGQRIGWRNNKEPSHGRGFDPSNGYKYEAGLKEYTSRSSFNPSQRNSRVSLNKEEDRYGRQHCERRYGRERSPARAYESNKEDRYGRQHCERKYSRERSPGLAYERNKERRPYYQDRIPISDMECRYQFEYCSINGRHNPNQSREDEPYYGRRCDYDYDFPRGRYEDEVQRTESGIPFELAYREMHSFAEVGRREFERYEEDFSEIDRRHHYTTLGWHHDRFVSDNDGHNKYRVQGAWPTPSLPFRDSWQTKGSRGDSWRDETRDFTKREANDRQNNLLYKDAPRDGWTRNLVRGDNVSIQDRLRYDDDDDNWVRRDKRRYQLGDSVREIAHSEHPSYTDEMLVTNIGVSAHDRISIKQRPGYFMSHVHETVERHQRSKKLRRDGNAFIKCQDPIDSTGRQGKLANQSRIRFSNGRDTTEQQGRQKPRKVMGKGNEKAVVKIKGLIEKEEGEIIQEEERKVTGTGIDEERIQESIKKMERRRERFKEPELVAAKFHFQTEQEAKTDVTNQVRPVRKRRWCAS, from the exons ATGGATTCCACTGATGACGATTTTGGCGAGCTGTACGTTGACGACAAAGCTCACGCGACTGCTTTCCTCGCCGGCGATGACGTATGCGAAGAATCGGAGCACACTCCGATTCTTCCCGGCGAGAACAAGGGTTTTGAAGTGACAGAAGAACCCGAATCGCGACTCGAAGCGAAGAAACTCGATGATGTGGATAAGGATTCGAGTCCGTGCGTCGACAACAACGCTTGTGCTGCGAATCGAACCGAGGCGAAGGAGGAGTCGGAGTACAGTGACAGTGACGATGATGACGATTTGAATATAGTGCTGAAAGAAGACGATTCGGTTGCTTGTGGATCGAACGCCAGCAATCAGAGACGGAGTGTTGgaagctgg TGCACAATGCCAAACAGTGGGATGGTGGTTAATGGACGCATGACGATGGAAGATATGAATCCGTCTCTAGGAATGCCTCAGTGTGGGTATAATAATTTCTCACATACTTGGTCAAG GGCAAATTTCCATGGGTTTGAGAAGAAGCCGTGGAGGAATCCTGGTGTGGATGTTAATGACTACTTTAATTTTGGGTTTAATGAGCAAAGCTGGAAGGATTATTGTAACCCTGGTGTA AAAGGAAGAGCAATTGAGGTTGAAGGTGGGACTCTTGGACGCACACCATCTATGGATTTGCGTTATCCACGTGAATTAGACCCTGATGTGGTGATACAG ATCCCGGTGACTGCTGATGTTGAGGAGCTATCAAGCATGACACCTGTGGAAGCAGGGTCTCTCAGCAAACCATCAAATGGAGAATCTAGAAGCGAGGAGTTTCATTCAGATATCGGAGAAGATTTGCATTCGTCTGGTGATTCGATGAAAGAAGAGGTTTCTGTTGGGTGTGAAGACGAATATACTGGAAGTTTCAGAGGAGAGCAATCTACTCCAAAAGAGAATTGCCGCCGCAGGGAAGTAACACCTTGCGATAAGGAAGTTATTgaggaggagaaagaagagacttGTTGGAGTTCAGATAAGGCGGATTCATCCTCAGTGGAAAGCGAATCATCTCATAGAGATCGCTTTCGTTTTAGCCCTACCTCTTCATATTCTGTTGGTAAAACTGAGGAATCCGAAGATCCTGGAACAGAATCATCAAAAGACGGTGCTATTGATGACCAACGTGAAGCCAGTACCCCACCACGACGAACTAGATTTGCGGAACATGAAGCAAACAGTACTAAATGCGTGGAAAGGAGTGATACAGGGCATTCTAGACACAGAAGATCTCACGAAGACTCAAGCAAAAGGCATTATGGGAGAGTTGACTATGAGGCAGATAGGAGAACAAAGCATGCAGATGCATCGCGTATACCAGATCGAGATCTTGGCAAGAAAGTGTGTTATGGACGTGGAAGATCATATCGTGATTCGAGCAGAAACTGGCAGAACAGACCATATTTTACTTTGGGAAAGGTTGGTACTGAAGGTAGAGGCCTTCCGCACTCAGATAGAGAAAAACGTCTTGGTCGTTCATATTCACCTGTGGATCTTGATCGAGATAGAGGGCAAAGGATAGGTTGGCGCAACAACAAAGAACCATCTCATGGCCGAGGCTTTGATCCTTCAAATGGTTACAAGTATGAAGCGGGTCTTAAAGAGTACACCTCACGTTCATCCTTCAATCCTAGCCAGAGAAATTCTCGAGTGAGTTTAAACAAAGAGGAGGATAGATATGGTAGGCAACATTGTGAAAGAAGATATGGCCGTGAAAGAAGTCCTGCCCGAGCCTATGAAAGCAACAAAGAGGATAGATACGGTAGGCAACACTGTGAAAGAAAATATAGCCGTGAAAGAAGCCCTGGCCTAGCCTATGAACGCAACAAAGAAAGAAGGCCTTATTATCAGGACCGTATTCCAATATCTGATATGGAATGTAGGTACCAGTTTGAGTACTGTTCTATAAATGGAAGACATAACCCCAATCAGAGTCGCGAGGATGAACCTTATTATGGAAGAAGGTGTGACTACGATTATGATTTCCCTCGTGGcagatatgaagatgaagttCAGAGGACAGAAAGTGGAATTCCATTTGAGCTTGCTTACAGGGAGATGCATTCTTTTGCTGAAGTGGGAAGGAGAGAATTTGAAAGATATGAAGAGGATTTCTCTGAAATAGATAGAAGACACCATTACACAACACTTGGTTGGCATCATGATAGGTTTGTCTCAGATAACGATGGTCACAATAAGTACAGAGTCCAAGGTGCTTGGCCTACGCCGTCTTTACCATTCAGAGATTCTTGGCAGACAAAAGGTTCGAGAGGTGATTCTTGGAGAGATGAGACCAGAGACTTCACAAAAAGGGAAGCAAATGACAGGCAGAATAATCTGTTGTATAAGGATGCACCAAGAGATGGTTGGACACGGAATCTTGTTCGTGGCGATAATGTGAGCATACAAGACAGACTAaggtatgatgatgatgatgataattgGGTTCGTCGTGATAAAAGGAGGTATCAGTTGGGAGATTCAGTGAGAGAAATTGCTCATTCTGAGCATCCTTCATATACTGATGAGATGTTAGTCACCAACATAGGAGTGTCAGCACATGATCGAATCTCCATCAAACAAAGACCTGGATATTTTATGAGCCATGTTCATGAAACTGTTGAAAGACATCAAAGATCCAAAAAGCTGAGAAGAGATGGGAATGCTTTCATCAAGTGTCAGGATCCGATTGACTCAACTGGTAGACAAGGGAAG cTCGCTAACCAATCAAGAATAAGATTCTCCAACGGCAGAGATACAACAGAACAGCAAGGCCGTCAGAAACCAAGAAAAGTAATGGGCAAAGGAAACGAGAAAGCTGTTGTGAAGATTAAAGGTTTGATTGAGAAAGAGGAAGGTGAGATCAttcaagaagaagagaggaaggTGACAGGGACTGGAATAGACGAGGAACGTATACAAGAGAGCATTAAGAAGATGGAGAGACGAAGAGAGAGGTTCAAGGAACCCGAATTGGTAGCAGCCAAATTTCATTTTCAAACCGAGCAGGAAGCCAAAACCGATGTTACCAATCAAGTGAGACCGGTTAGGAAGAGGCGATGGTGTGCAAGCTAG
- the LOC106439084 gene encoding FIP1[III]-like protein isoform X1 has product MDSTDDDFGELYVDDKAHATAFLAGDDVCEESEHTPILPGENKGFEVTEEPESRLEAKKLDDVDKDSSPCVDNNACAANRTEAKEESEYSDSDDDDDLNIVLKEDDSVACGSNASNQRRSVGSWCTMPNSGMVVNGRMTMEDMNPSLGMPQCGYNNFSHTWSRANFHGFEKKPWRNPGVDVNDYFNFGFNEQSWKDYCNPGLKGRAIEVEGGTLGRTPSMDLRYPRELDPDVVIQIPVTADVEELSSMTPVEAGSLSKPSNGESRSEEFHSDIGEDLHSSGDSMKEEVSVGCEDEYTGSFRGEQSTPKENCRRREVTPCDKEVIEEEKEETCWSSDKADSSSVESESSHRDRFRFSPTSSYSVGKTEESEDPGTESSKDGAIDDQREASTPPRRTRFAEHEANSTKCVERSDTGHSRHRRSHEDSSKRHYGRVDYEADRRTKHADASRIPDRDLGKKVCYGRGRSYRDSSRNWQNRPYFTLGKVGTEGRGLPHSDREKRLGRSYSPVDLDRDRGQRIGWRNNKEPSHGRGFDPSNGYKYEAGLKEYTSRSSFNPSQRNSRVSLNKEEDRYGRQHCERRYGRERSPARAYESNKEDRYGRQHCERKYSRERSPGLAYERNKERRPYYQDRIPISDMECRYQFEYCSINGRHNPNQSREDEPYYGRRCDYDYDFPRGRYEDEVQRTESGIPFELAYREMHSFAEVGRREFERYEEDFSEIDRRHHYTTLGWHHDRFVSDNDGHNKYRVQGAWPTPSLPFRDSWQTKGSRGDSWRDETRDFTKREANDRQNNLLYKDAPRDGWTRNLVRGDNVSIQDRLRYDDDDDNWVRRDKRRYQLGDSVREIAHSEHPSYTDEMLVTNIGVSAHDRISIKQRPGYFMSHVHETVERHQRSKKLRRDGNAFIKCQDPIDSTGRQGKLANQSRIRFSNGRDTTEQQGRQKPRKVMGKGNEKAVVKIKGLIEKEEGEIIQEEERKVTGTGIDEERIQESIKKMERRRERFKEPELVAAKFHFQTEQEAKTDVTNQVRPVRKRRWCAS; this is encoded by the exons ATGGATTCCACTGATGACGATTTTGGCGAGCTGTACGTTGACGACAAAGCTCACGCGACTGCTTTCCTCGCCGGCGATGACGTATGCGAAGAATCGGAGCACACTCCGATTCTTCCCGGCGAGAACAAGGGTTTTGAAGTGACAGAAGAACCCGAATCGCGACTCGAAGCGAAGAAACTCGATGATGTGGATAAGGATTCGAGTCCGTGCGTCGACAACAACGCTTGTGCTGCGAATCGAACCGAGGCGAAGGAGGAGTCGGAGTACAGTGACAGTGACGATGATGACGATTTGAATATAGTGCTGAAAGAAGACGATTCGGTTGCTTGTGGATCGAACGCCAGCAATCAGAGACGGAGTGTTGgaagctgg TGCACAATGCCAAACAGTGGGATGGTGGTTAATGGACGCATGACGATGGAAGATATGAATCCGTCTCTAGGAATGCCTCAGTGTGGGTATAATAATTTCTCACATACTTGGTCAAG GGCAAATTTCCATGGGTTTGAGAAGAAGCCGTGGAGGAATCCTGGTGTGGATGTTAATGACTACTTTAATTTTGGGTTTAATGAGCAAAGCTGGAAGGATTATTGTAACCCTGGT TTGAAAGGAAGAGCAATTGAGGTTGAAGGTGGGACTCTTGGACGCACACCATCTATGGATTTGCGTTATCCACGTGAATTAGACCCTGATGTGGTGATACAG ATCCCGGTGACTGCTGATGTTGAGGAGCTATCAAGCATGACACCTGTGGAAGCAGGGTCTCTCAGCAAACCATCAAATGGAGAATCTAGAAGCGAGGAGTTTCATTCAGATATCGGAGAAGATTTGCATTCGTCTGGTGATTCGATGAAAGAAGAGGTTTCTGTTGGGTGTGAAGACGAATATACTGGAAGTTTCAGAGGAGAGCAATCTACTCCAAAAGAGAATTGCCGCCGCAGGGAAGTAACACCTTGCGATAAGGAAGTTATTgaggaggagaaagaagagacttGTTGGAGTTCAGATAAGGCGGATTCATCCTCAGTGGAAAGCGAATCATCTCATAGAGATCGCTTTCGTTTTAGCCCTACCTCTTCATATTCTGTTGGTAAAACTGAGGAATCCGAAGATCCTGGAACAGAATCATCAAAAGACGGTGCTATTGATGACCAACGTGAAGCCAGTACCCCACCACGACGAACTAGATTTGCGGAACATGAAGCAAACAGTACTAAATGCGTGGAAAGGAGTGATACAGGGCATTCTAGACACAGAAGATCTCACGAAGACTCAAGCAAAAGGCATTATGGGAGAGTTGACTATGAGGCAGATAGGAGAACAAAGCATGCAGATGCATCGCGTATACCAGATCGAGATCTTGGCAAGAAAGTGTGTTATGGACGTGGAAGATCATATCGTGATTCGAGCAGAAACTGGCAGAACAGACCATATTTTACTTTGGGAAAGGTTGGTACTGAAGGTAGAGGCCTTCCGCACTCAGATAGAGAAAAACGTCTTGGTCGTTCATATTCACCTGTGGATCTTGATCGAGATAGAGGGCAAAGGATAGGTTGGCGCAACAACAAAGAACCATCTCATGGCCGAGGCTTTGATCCTTCAAATGGTTACAAGTATGAAGCGGGTCTTAAAGAGTACACCTCACGTTCATCCTTCAATCCTAGCCAGAGAAATTCTCGAGTGAGTTTAAACAAAGAGGAGGATAGATATGGTAGGCAACATTGTGAAAGAAGATATGGCCGTGAAAGAAGTCCTGCCCGAGCCTATGAAAGCAACAAAGAGGATAGATACGGTAGGCAACACTGTGAAAGAAAATATAGCCGTGAAAGAAGCCCTGGCCTAGCCTATGAACGCAACAAAGAAAGAAGGCCTTATTATCAGGACCGTATTCCAATATCTGATATGGAATGTAGGTACCAGTTTGAGTACTGTTCTATAAATGGAAGACATAACCCCAATCAGAGTCGCGAGGATGAACCTTATTATGGAAGAAGGTGTGACTACGATTATGATTTCCCTCGTGGcagatatgaagatgaagttCAGAGGACAGAAAGTGGAATTCCATTTGAGCTTGCTTACAGGGAGATGCATTCTTTTGCTGAAGTGGGAAGGAGAGAATTTGAAAGATATGAAGAGGATTTCTCTGAAATAGATAGAAGACACCATTACACAACACTTGGTTGGCATCATGATAGGTTTGTCTCAGATAACGATGGTCACAATAAGTACAGAGTCCAAGGTGCTTGGCCTACGCCGTCTTTACCATTCAGAGATTCTTGGCAGACAAAAGGTTCGAGAGGTGATTCTTGGAGAGATGAGACCAGAGACTTCACAAAAAGGGAAGCAAATGACAGGCAGAATAATCTGTTGTATAAGGATGCACCAAGAGATGGTTGGACACGGAATCTTGTTCGTGGCGATAATGTGAGCATACAAGACAGACTAaggtatgatgatgatgatgataattgGGTTCGTCGTGATAAAAGGAGGTATCAGTTGGGAGATTCAGTGAGAGAAATTGCTCATTCTGAGCATCCTTCATATACTGATGAGATGTTAGTCACCAACATAGGAGTGTCAGCACATGATCGAATCTCCATCAAACAAAGACCTGGATATTTTATGAGCCATGTTCATGAAACTGTTGAAAGACATCAAAGATCCAAAAAGCTGAGAAGAGATGGGAATGCTTTCATCAAGTGTCAGGATCCGATTGACTCAACTGGTAGACAAGGGAAG cTCGCTAACCAATCAAGAATAAGATTCTCCAACGGCAGAGATACAACAGAACAGCAAGGCCGTCAGAAACCAAGAAAAGTAATGGGCAAAGGAAACGAGAAAGCTGTTGTGAAGATTAAAGGTTTGATTGAGAAAGAGGAAGGTGAGATCAttcaagaagaagagaggaaggTGACAGGGACTGGAATAGACGAGGAACGTATACAAGAGAGCATTAAGAAGATGGAGAGACGAAGAGAGAGGTTCAAGGAACCCGAATTGGTAGCAGCCAAATTTCATTTTCAAACCGAGCAGGAAGCCAAAACCGATGTTACCAATCAAGTGAGACCGGTTAGGAAGAGGCGATGGTGTGCAAGCTAG
- the LOC106439081 gene encoding peptidyl-prolyl cis-trans isomerase CYP21-4, producing MARIKPQALLNQSKKKKGPSRISISTIVVCNLVVAVVVLSLVTTYRHWSQRSRNAIETQSQRFEDTNAASEQKSYDLPGYADISTSKGLITVELFKDASPEAVDRFLDLCQKDHFKGMPFHRVIKNYLVQAGHSQSSIPVEEWTSKGKLRGRLNTSPKHEAFMLGTPKTKGNNNNKDFELLITTAPIPDLNDQLIVFGRVLKGEDVVQEIEEVDTDEHYQPKSQIGIISVILKREL from the exons ATGGCGAGGATAAAGCCTCAGGCTCTTCTTAATcaaagcaagaagaagaaaggtccAAGTCGTATAAGTATCTCCACGATTGTCGTGTGTAATCTTGTAGTTGCTGTAGTCGTACTTTCCTTGGTCACTACTTATCGCCATTGGTCCCAGAG GTCAAGAAACGCTATTGAAACCCAGAGTCAAAGATTTGAG GACACAAATGCTGCTTCAGAACAAAAGAGTTACGATCTTCCTGGTTATGCC GATATAAGCACATCAAAAGGTCTCATAACTGTGGAACTCTTTAAAGATGCTTCCCCTGAAGCTGTGGACCGGTTTCTAGATCTATG TCAAAAAGATCACTTCAAGGGAATGCCATTTCATCGAGTTATAAAAAACTACTTGGTACAAGCTGGTCACTCTCAGAGCTCCATACCTGTTGAAGAGTGGACATCTAAAGGAAAGCTCCGTGGTCGCCTTAACACTAG CCCAAAACATGAGGCATTCATGTTGGGGACACCAAAAACCAAAgggaacaacaacaacaaggaCTTCGAGCTTCTCATCACAACGGCACCAATCCCGGATCTGAATGATCAACTTATAGTCTTTGGAAGAGTTCTTAAGGGAGAGGATGTAGTACAG GAGATTGAGGAAGTGGATACAGATGAGCATTACCAGCCAAAATCGCAAATAGGGATCATTAGCGTTATACTGAAACGAGAACTATGA
- the LOC106439083 gene encoding agamous-like MADS-box protein AGL29, whose amino-acid sequence MGRRKIKMEKVQDTNTKQVTFSKRRLGLFKKAGELATLCNAEVGIMVFSPGNKPYPYGSPSFELVAERYNNESEDSDSCETSGNGRGNRARQEKRICKRLNSIMEQVEAEKKRGEDFEHQLETAGGEERFDKPIEELSLEELEEYEGKMMDMLDNIQGNISGMEVSSTLVIMSKDTQNK is encoded by the coding sequence atgggtaGGAGAAAGATTAAGATGGAGAAAGTGCAAGACACAAACACAAAGCAAGTCACGTTTTCAAAACGTAGACTTGGTTTGTTCAAGAAAGCTGGTGAGCTTGCGACTCTGTGCAACGCCGAGGTTGGTATCATGGTCTTCTCTCCCGGAAACAAACCTTACCCCTATGGGAGTCCGAGCTTTGAACTGGTTGCAGAGCGTTACAACAACGAGTCAGAAGACTCGGATAGCTGTGAGACATCAGGCAACGGTAGAGGCAACCGGGCTAGGCAAGAGAAGAGGATATGCAAACGTCTCAACTCGATCATGGAGCAAGTTGAAGCTGAGAAGAAGCGAGGGGAAGATTTTGAGCATCAGCTTGAAACTGCTGGTGGAGAAGAGAGGTTCGACAAGCCCATTGAAGAGCTTTCCCTTGAGGAGCTTGAGGAGTATGAAGGTAAGATGATGGACATGCTTGATAATATTCAAGGTAACATTAGTGGTATGGAAGTTTCGTCTACTCTTGTGATCATGTCTAAGGATACTCAAAATAAGTAG